A single genomic interval of Pyrus communis chromosome 5, drPyrComm1.1, whole genome shotgun sequence harbors:
- the LOC137734264 gene encoding protein ALP1-like — translation MKDYFIEHPRFPAHDFWRRFRMRRELFESILNAVVNHDHYFARRLDVAGQQGISPCQKLTFAFCMLANGCSADSTNEYCRLAESTAIENLKHFCKAIEGIYRATYLRNLNREDLKRLLRKADKRGFPGMIGSLDCYHDKSTIVLEAVVSYDTWIWHAFFGTPGSNNDINVLWSSPLLNNVVNGWASEFQYKVNGNRYELGYYLTDGIYPSWSTFVKSFSHPDSAKKKLFLQRQESCKKDVERAFGILQARWAIVRRPTRFWQSEDLHSIMMTCIILHNMIVEDEYI, via the exons atgaaagattatttcatcGAGCATCCGAGATTTCCTGCTCATGATTTTTGGAGGCGGTTTCGGATGAGGAGAGAGCTTTTTGAAAGCATCTTGAATGCAGTTGTCAATCATGACCACTACTTTGCAAGGAGGCTAGATGTCGCAGGCCAACAAGGTATATCACCTTGTCAGAAGCTCACATTTGCTTTTTGCATGTTAGCTAATGGGTGCTCTGCAGACTCAACTAACGAGTATTGCCGACTTGCAGAAAGTACTGCTATTGAGAACCTGAAGCACTTCTGTAAGGCAATTGAAGGCATATATAGAGCCACATATCTCCGTAACCTAAATCGTGAAGACTTGAAGAGGCTTCTACGCAAGGCAGACAAaagaggcttccctggcatgatagGAAGTCTCGATT GCTATCATGACAAGTCAACCATCGTGCTCGAGGCTGTGGTATCTTAcgacacatggatttggcatgctttcttcGGCACTCCTGGATCAAACAACGATATCAACGTTCTTTGGTCTTCTCCTTTGTTAAATAATGTTGTCAATGGATGGGCATCAGAATTTCAGTACAAGGTAAATGGTAATAGGTATGAGCTAGGTTACTACCTAACTGATGGTATTTATCCTAGTTGGTCTacctttgtcaaaagtttttctcatcccgatagtgcaaagaagaaattatttttgcaGAGGCAAGAGTCTTGCAAGAAAGATGTGGAAAGAGCGTTCGGGATCCTACAAGCTCGATGGGCCATTGTTAGAAGGCCTACACGATTTTGGCAGTCTGAAGACCTCCATtcaatcatgatgacgtgcataattttgcacaacatgattgtggaagatgagtacatttaa